The Porites lutea chromosome 7, jaPorLute2.1, whole genome shotgun sequence genome includes the window aaaatatatatctacgtgtcgcaactgttcatcagtaggatgcctaaaatgcgtgtaattccacaattggtttcggctccattaaatcctataccaattgcagaacattttaggaggagccacccaccatgtgagcacagtcacggacaatgtataagtgaggaaaataacgcaaagtaaaattaagacgttaataaacgaactaaatgtacacgtcaattaaacaaataaacaaatgatgcgcgcgctcaaaataaaattttacgcgcacacgtaccgagatacaacaataaataagtaatgtaaggaatgtaaggatacgatggtgcaattcaagcctggattgcttatctcatctcccgcagggctgcaccatacaACACTGCCGGAAGTTGATTTAGTTGCCGCATAAAAAGGCAGGGAAGCCACGCAACAAGATTCCGGGGTTCATGTGCTCATAAATCAATtgctgtgaaaggtttgaacttAGGGGTCATTTAATAAGTAGGTTGAGCTCAGATCGTCCgcgtgaacgtagtcctgaatagtacttttgttgacagtgactgacgtttcgacaaccagTGCGGTAGCCACCTTCAGATTCAAAGTGAGTTCTATCAAGTCTGTTGttggtattatttttttatggttttatatTTCCCGCACGAAAATTGTCATTTGTGCAATTAATCATTCCTTTATTCCGTTTGAAAAAGATGCGCTTATTCCAGGTAAAGGACATTGCTACtctcttcccccctccccccacccctcaaaAAAGCCTTGTTTCATTagtgaaaagacaaaatttctgTTATTCCTATCCCATTAGTCCACTTCACTCGCCCCTTGAAACAAGATGGCGTATTACTGCTAACAACAAAAGGTTTAAACGTACAATAGCAATTTCAGAAttagaaaaataggaaaatatcACCTTCATCGACAGCTTCAATGCAAATATGTAACAGATTCGTCTACTGACCTTTGAAACCATAGCGTTGGGTAAACGGTCAAAAAAGTTTTCGAATACTATTAACAAAATTTACATATTTCCTAAAAACGTTGCTTGAATTTAGACAAGTGGCCCCATGACAATTTGTCACAAAAGCAGTACCAACATCGTGACGGACAAAACCAATAGAAAAGAAATATTGTAGTTAGGGTTTTAATCTTGAGCTTCAAGTGTGACATAAAAGGCAAATGTTGTTCAAATGGATCAAAcgtttctcctttaaaatgtcAACATTCAGTCATTTTTTTATAGTACCTATGACATATAAGtcatagaaagaaagaaagtttaaCATAATTTTGTGTTCATTTTAAAGCTAAAAGATGCAATTTTTAATGATTCCAGCATTAGAAATATGCaattagtttaaaaaattataatttcttGTTAACCCCATGGAGAGAATATATATTTTCAAGTATAAAGACAGCAATTCCATTGTCTAAACTCCCTTGTACACCTGTCTCAATTTAATTATTCACATCATCGGCAATTTATTTCAGACCAATGGAAATTTATGTTGTGAATCAATATGAAACGGATCGATGAGTCTTCTAACACAGTGGATCTTTCATTTTTGGAGCCAAATGATGGCCATCATATCGTGAAGATTACACATACGACTCCTGACTTCTACAAATCCAGTATCATTGTGAATTCAACACTGTAATATAATGGCCGAAGAACGCAGAGCTGATATACATGACAAGGGAAATTGTTCGGAGGCAGCGAGCAATAACTTAGTAGATATCGAAGATACCTATTCGAACGATAGATTGGATATCCTCGAAAATGAATTTCAAGGAATCCGTTCGAACAAACGAACTCCGTCCACAAAGGGTGTTACTAAAAGCCGCGCGACAAAAGGTAACTACACTTTATCTTTTATATTTCCGTTTAATGCTACTGTGTCAAAGAAAATCACCCTGCCAATTCTATGGAGCGTGATACGTTTACCCAACTGGTGATGAAATTCACCTGCTGTTATTTGAGTTTACGGCTCAACGGCAGACTAAACTCCACTTCACTGCAGTCTTTATTCGTTCATAAATAAGATACAAAATGTTGTGTGATGTTACCGCTGTAAAAGTAATATCAATGTTTGGTTATTTCAAAGCATCGGAAGATGGCATTTTAAGACACCATTATCaccaaagagtttttttttttttttttttttttaatatattccATAAGGTTTGTTTTAACCCGGTTACAAATGGAAGTTGCTCTGTCAATATTGTTTGATCTTTATTTGGTATTCGCGCTAAAATAGCAGCTTTTCAAATAACGCAGGTCATTAGCATGCGTGTTTTAGAACGTGGTCTCTTGACATTAGATCAGTTGtattatcactttttttattcCATATGCAAGGTTcaatgaaacaaagaaaaactgcaaACAGTTCATTACAATATCCGTGCGTtaccaaaaataaaaacgagTTATCAAAGCTGAAGAAACCTAACAATTCGATCCTGCTTCTGGTCATCAATAccataataacaacaataatgttTAAAAGATTTAAACTTGGAGAATGCCACAAATTTCTATGCTTGATCTTGAAGAGCCGCTGAATATAGACGCCCAGATGAGTATTATTTTACAAGACCATTAGTAAGCTTGTTGCTTATTTGAGCTTTTTAATAAGCAAATTTTATCTTGGTAACAATCAAGAATTCAACAATGCTCACCGCAAAGTCAATACTGTAACAATCGTGTTACATTTGCtaagttatttttttgaaaaattatttaaccACACCGCCTcgtgttgtttttcttgccaTATGTATTTccagtttattattttattattattatttttagagcCGTTACTGAAATTATTCTACATTTTGGTTAACTGTAACTATGGTAATGTATTTTATCCATGACGTATTCGCTACCTACAGCGTAACACATTACGGATTTTTGCGTTTGTAATTCTCTAAAATTAGTATTTTtgtgtaaaaatataaaaatatttcacaTAAAAATACTGTGAGGATGACATAATTTCCGGCTCTAAATTGTTCGTACAATACTGCGTCGAAAAAGGGGGCGAACTTCGACGAACAAGTCGCGAACTTTCGACTTGGCAAAATAAGGTAAAACATTACTCTATAAACTTCATTTTTCAGATAATGAGGAAAAGTACATAGATCAGGCGGATTTCAACAAAGCATCTCTTAGCAGCAGAGGAATGTAAGTATAATGTAGTTTTCCTGAAGATCACAGCCGGTAGACATAAACTGTTGCCACGCATGCGTACCATTGATTTACTGAATTCAATACATCaaagtttttaacattttcctgTCAAATACAGGTTTCCATGAAAACTCTAAAGGTTTTAAAGCTATAAACGTTCAAAACCAGGGGTACGTTCTCGGTACACCCCAACTTTTCGACAGTGTTCGGCGGGGTAGCTGATTTACAGCCACTCTTGCATCGTCATGGTCATCGATACAGATATCTTGATAGCTCgggagaaaaaattaaaaacaaaatactttgCCGTAAGTGCGGTCTTCACGGATGAATTTGATGTCGATTAAAAGTTaaactctttcctttttttcctcagAAACAGCCTAAACGAAGATAAAGAACCTGCACAACACACAAGTGACGGACACGAGGAAACAAGACTACAAAACAATGATCCTCAAAATAACGTATCAGCGAAAACGTCCGAGAATAATGATAAAGAAGAAGGACATTACGAAGAACTTGTCTGCTTAGTACGACAATTTTATGTTGAAAGACCGATCAATCCCTCTGCCATCGCTCACCAAAATATCGAGACATGCTAGCCCCTGCTTAGGGGCACACATAAGTTAATTTATACACCAGGGGAAGAATCCCGTATGTAAGTGACGGGATCATGCATGCTCGTAGTATTGACCCTCAACCGTCTATGCCCCAATACAAATTCAAATACAAATTCTCACCAGTGACTGATCTTCAGGCCATTATCTAAAGAATTAGAAGTTTAAAGAGTTTGATAaaggatcaaagcattttttcttaGATGAGTCataactctcataaccatttctcttcaCAATTTATGGACATAATGTTAGGAATAAATTGATGTTGGTGCCTATTGGGAGTTAAAGAGTTAATTAAGAAATTACCCATCTGGAAGTGTCTCAAGGGTTTATTTGACTCCCAAGGGAGAatataccaaaacaaacaattgaATAAGGGCTGTAGTGATTTTAATAGTATTGGAGATGTTGACATCGAATGTTGCCTGATTGTTTGAATATATTTCCATGCATTTATATTCTTATTTACACACAACactaagcgatacctgaatgaGTAAAAATATTGGCTTTTTCAACATGGGATCAAAATCTTTAATTTCCACCCCTGTGCAAAACGTCAAGCAAGGTAAGTTCAGTTGGGAAAGCGCcgtctgccgagcgggaggttgcgggttcaaatcctggctggaccaacactcagggtctttaaatagcTGAgcagaaagtgctgcctttgtaatgatatttgcaaatggttagactctCTAGTCTTCTCGCATTTAAGGACAAAAAGCCGTAGCTCCGGTCTCACAGCACTTCACTGATCTGTTCTTgggggacgtaaaagaacccgcACCACTGTTCGAGAAGGGTAGGGGACgcagaccccggtggtgtggccaacgtTTACGGgctgtgggattgggtagggatagCACCTCGCATGGGACCTATTAGTCCCGTCCGTGCCCATTTCCGCTAGGCAGggctgtgtccagaaaagctggtaaaatGAAATTCCGTTACTTTCAAATGGCTGTTCCCTCTCTCAGAGCTTGCTTGATACAGACGCAGATAGAAATTATTCTAAGGTATGGCATGAATCGTAAAccttattaataaataattttaaattctaGCTTTcccagcctgttccaggcattcagatagtggagtgcAGGGCAAAATGGACAGCGGAGCAAAAAAAAAGCGATAGAAAGAAAGAGGGGAAGCTCCTCACTGTTTTTTCCTGCTCACCCTCCTTTGTTATGTTGAGCAATGGTaatcaaatttaaaacaaaatggatttcaaAACTCAGTTAAGTTAATACCTATTTGACGCCGCCGATAGCTATTGACTGTTTTCTGTAGAGGAAGTTCAGTTGACCTCCGTGTCTAATTAATACGTGAATACAAATGCACATTTTATCAATAATGAGTGTAAATATGTCATCTAAGTTCTGCTGTGATCTTTGAGTCACTGCACAgtaaagtgaaagaaaacatttaacCAAGAAATCTTTATAAGCTTCctaactgtttcccgccaaatgtCTCTTAGCGGGTAGCACTGCTATATCTATGACGTTAGAGAATAGAAAAGCACTTTCAAATACCGGTCGCTGAAAATTACTTTCATGCTTTTGCACAAATAGAAGTTTTTCATCATGAGCTGTATAACAAGTCGAATCACTTAAATACCGGTCCTTCTGTCAGGGTATCAGTTATTTTTGTTAGCCTCGAATCGCAATGTTCAATGGCTCAAACTTGGGAAACACTATGGCTGTGTCTGCCTACCGAAAAGTTTTTATGCCTATATGAAAATCTATTCGGTATAATATGAACACGTGTTCACACTTTGATAAAGAATGGTACAGAAACCTATCGTGTATGTCAGGATCCACGTTTAAGATCGTTGCGATGCAGCTTCGCTCGTTGCAGAAACCGTGCCGAAATCACCGCTCCTAAGTCTGAACAGACGCCTTATCCAATTATATTGCTTTTGTGCCGGCGCAAGAGCCATAATACATTACCGTCCTAATTAAGAGATAACAAGAAGAGGAAGTGAGCCTGGATGCAAGAAGGAGCGGCAAAACTGGTGGTGCATACGATGCAAGCCAGTTTGCTGTAGGGAGAATAGAGGGGCGTCAAATGGATGGCTACGAAAAAGAGGGGGAAACGTCTCTGAAGGGGCTGGCTGAGGTTACTCTCGCGTATTATCAAGAGACTGAGCTGCCGAACTACCACACCCAGCGAGTCCAAAGCCTGAGGGAATACGGAGATTTCCTACCCCCTCATAGGAGGAAACTCAGGTTACCACGCAAGCCTACATCTTCGATTCACTGAGTGACTGTTTCGTTGATCCCTTAAGGCGATTCCAAGAGTAGTTCCCCCATCAATCTCACCAACAAGACAAGGCAGAAAGGTCATAAAAAGGCACATTATTATGAGGCTTGAACTGCTAAGCTTAAGCGCGTAAGAAATTCCAGTGGTTGTTTAAGCATTAGCTTGGGCACGGTTCATCGAAAGACGGTTatgtttaacccaggattaaacCAAATTTCAAGCACGGTTTTCTAGTCTAAGAAGATGCAACTCGAGggtacaaaatactgttgagcctttactACGAGATACAGTaaagataacacaaaatgttaccctaagcaatgcataggatGTAAAGTACAAAaacggaccaaaattttaatcctggattaacgcTAATCGACCCCCAGTAGTCTGCGTACACTTAACCAGATGGTGTGGCTCACTTTTCCGCCATAAAAACCGTTAAACAAACATAATCATTTACAAGAACGTTAAATAAGTGTTAAAATAATAGCGATTACTaacgttcatttttttttctcagaactTTGAGCTTTCGGATTGATTGAAGTAATTTCTTATCTTGAGCTGGATAAACTGAGCCAAAAGAATGTAACCAATGCGTCAGCTAAACAAGAAAAGCACGCACTGATACAGCAAACAATCGCAAAAAATATTAGATTTAATAATAGAGCAAAAATAGCAATTTTAAAGTTGTAAAATTCTGAATTACACATAATTTCTCACGTGAACAAAAGTAAAACAACATTAACTTCATCAGCTGAAGATTAGACAAAGGGTCACATTAATTAGGCAAATTATAAAATTATGATATCCTTATAAGACTGGGGAAAAAGCTTAACTTTTAGGACGAAAATCGGAATATTTGTTGAACAACGGAATCATTAACATTTTCTGCGACCAGGGGCAACCTTTTCAGGAGATTTAAATGAATGCGAAAAGTAACCTCTGTCGACATGTTTTCCCTATATTTGTTTCACTCTCGAGTATGCGCGAATTTCCTCACACGATTCATGAGCATAATGGCGCATAAATTGCGTGCTTCCTCAGCACGTTTTTAGACGTAAATAGCTGTGAATGCCACCGGCGTTTTCCACTGTTTTAAAATCCACTTTAAGTCTTAAAGGAGAGCCTTCCCTCGTCTAATTTGATAAGCGATAGGGAAAAGGATTCATccgtatttttattgttgttgttttcaattgGTAAGTTAACTGGTTAATTaagtaaagttatttttaattcatttatctACTTCTCGAGCtacgtttttattttgttgttgccaTTGGCCTCTTCCCTCGAGGTATCACTTACTTCAGAGATATTGTGTGTACTTAAAT containing:
- the LOC140943584 gene encoding uncharacterized protein, which produces MAEERRADIHDKGNCSEAASNNLVDIEDTYSNDRLDILENEFQGIRSNKRTPSTKGVTKSRATKDNEEKYIDQADFNKASLSSRGINSLNEDKEPAQHTSDGHEETRLQNNDPQNNVSAKTSENNDKEEGHYEELVCLVRQFYVERPINPSAIAHQNIETC